DNA sequence from the Kwoniella dendrophila CBS 6074 chromosome 11, complete sequence genome:
AGATATTCTTGGGGAATTTAACCAAGAATCATCCTATTCAAAATTCGTcctttcaatttatcaactATAATAAGCACGACAAAACCTGTCGTTTGCTCTTCAATCTtaagatcaacttcaagacTTGTCAAACAATCTTCTAGAACTACAACAACACTTAATTTGACTTATAGATCTTTTACATCAAGTAAATTAGTCAGAATGCCTCCTATAACtaaagctcaagctgctgaaattgaagaataGTAAGTAAATGATACATTTTGTATAAAGATCGATCCGATTAGTCAATCCCTGTAAAACTTGTCGATCCTAGCTAATTCAACTCATACTAAATAGTGATTATTTCGtcattggtggtggatcaggtggtttagcttcTGCTGTAAGCTTAGCCTTATCTTTACATATAAATCTAGTAATTGTTCATCGCTAATATATACATTCTCATATAGAGACGAGCAGCTTCTTACGGTGCCAAAGTCGGTCTTGCAGAATCCACACCCAGATTAGGTGGTACTTGTGTAAATGTTGGGTAAGTTTACTATGTATCGTTCGTTCTATATAACTGATCCTGATATATTCAAATATGACTACTCATAGATGTGTACCCAAGAGTAAGCTATGTTCCGCTTGAATACCATGATCCTCATGACAATGCTAATATGACCTATTGTAGAGGTCATGTGGTACACTGCCGATATCGCTGATAATCTTAGAAAAGCTGCTGCTTACGGATTTGGTAAAGGCGATGAAGGAGTTCAAATGGCAAAAGATTTCAATTGGACAGAATTGAAACATAAACGAGATGCTTATATCAAGAGATTGAATGGTATTTAGTGAGTACATAGATCCTTTCTGCGAATTTCATTTCAAGTGATCATtgaaaattgaaagaacCCAAGTTCAAAAGGGATGCatgttgatatatcaattgcaattcattcaattcttccTGTTTTCTCGGTTTTTTTTACATCTTTCGCATGATTGTAATTACCCACAACATCGTCAACTTCGTCAACATTGCCCACCCACCTTCCCTATAATAGCGAAAGTAATTTGGTTAAAGATGGAGTAGATTACCATTCGGGATTCGCCTCATTCATTGATGCTAATACAGTAGAAATTGATGGattaaatggtgaaaaatatcaagttaaagctaaaaatatTACAGTTGCCGTTGGAGGTAGACCAACTATACCTACAGAAGAACAAATTCAAGGTGCAAAATATGGTATAAATTCAGATGGtttctttgatattgaagaacaACCTAAAAGAGTTGCTGTAGTTGGTGCAGGTTATATTGCCGTTGAATTAGCAGGTGTATTTAATACTTTAGGTACAGAAACTCATTTAATTATTAGACATGATCAAGTTTTAAGAACTTTTGATCCTATGTTATCTGAAGTTTTAGTTCCTTATATGGGTAAGTAGtctctttcaactaaattaCGGCGATTAGAGCTGATAAAATATCGTTTCTTTGGGATAGAAAAAACCGGTATGAATATacataaatcatcaaatgttaaaaaagttgaaaaaacTTCAACTGGATCATTATTAGTTTATGTAGATtcattaggtgaagataaacCATTAGAAGTTGATGTTTTATTATGGGCAATTGGTAGACATGCAAATACAGAAAAATTAGGATTAGAAAATTTAAATGATATAAAATTAGATAAACAAGGTGATATAATTGCagatgaatatcaaaatacaaatataccaAATGTTTATGCTGTTGGTGATGTTGCTGGAAAAGTTTTATTAACTCCTGTAGCTATTGCTGCAGGtagaagattatcaaatagATTATTTGGTCCTGAAAAAtataaaaatgataaattgtCTTATGAAAATATTCCTTCAGTAGTTTTCTCGTAAGTCCTTATATTTTTCATTAGAGTCCTCCTTCATCTGTTTAATAATAGGTCCTTTTGGATTTGTATACTAATGATGTTATCAATGTCAATACATCATATAGTCACCCAACTATAGGTTCAGTAGGtttatctgaacctgaagcagAAGAGAAATTCGGTAAAGACAATATCAAAGTATACAAGACCTCTGTGAGTTCATTTGTCATCTCTTATCAAGAATAAATGGATGACTGATGTTTGATTAACCCCCTGTTTGGTTGATTATACAGTTCAAAGCTATGTCATTTGCCATGTTAGATGAAAATCACAAACAACCAACTTCATATAAATTAGTTTGTCATGGTcctgaagaaaaagttgTCGGATTACACATTATCGGTGAAGGTAGTGATGAAATGTTACAAGGTTGTGAGTCAAAACTTtgtatatatttatatatcatatatggTGTACAAGATATCTCGCTAACGTAAacctgtttttttttttgaccGATTTCGCAGTCGGTGTAGCAGTTAAAATGGGTGCTactaaagatgatttcgatTCATGTGTTGCTATTCGTGAGTAATCCAGTCAATCGTTAACACATAGATCGTTGGATATCCACTAATCAATGGGATATTCTGAAAATCAGATCCTACATCTTCCGAAGAATTAGTTACACTTAGATAGGTCATTTTAGACATAAAATCGCGGTTAAACCAGGTATAATGGGAAAATGAGTAGTGATTGCAGAGTAAAATttatagatgaagaattaatGCATTGTCTATTGGTGATTTTCAGACAAAAACACAATCATGTTTCGTTACTTGTCAGTTTGTTGATTTAGCAATTTAGCAGTGCAAGCAAGCAAGCAAGCATTAAATATTCTAAATATCTAATAGTTACTATACTattcatcattcattattatatatacataaattcCCATCAGTTAAGAACATTTTTTAAAAAGACAAAAGTATACTATATACATAGAACAATCAAAcggaaagagaaaggaaaaaaggaGAATCTATCtcttgaaaagaaaaaaatatgattttgatataatcCTATTTGGATTTACTTTTATATTTATGTttatatcaaataaatttaCTAACTTCAGATAataattgatctaaatcattttcaaatttatttAAATCTTTAAATTGTTTATTAAAACAATTTTTAATTTCTGGAtgtatattttcattttccCAATTTATAAATTCACCAgttaaaaatgatttatctaattcttttataCTTTCTTTATCCTTGGTGctcaaatttgaatttaattcatcatttgataatgaattagatgatgatgaagtcgATTTATCACtattttttctctttataGATGAAGTGGAAGGTATTAAatattcttttgatctaatttcaattatagccatcatttcttttataccgaaatcatctttatatctAATTGGACCGTTCGAGTTTCCATTTCTAGAAAATGTAGGTGAAACTGAACCTGAAACAGCTCTttgaaaaattgatgaaccattataattatataatgaaggtggtgttggatgtgttgatgatgtagctgtaattggtgttgatgatctatcttcttcttctccttcattcTCTGTGGTATTAGTATTAGTTgtattgttatcatcatcatcctcatcattattactGATTCTTCTCTGTTGTGACGCTGCTGATGCtgacaaagaagatgaattaccttctaAATCTGACATTATAGATGCAATTGAAGGTTGTTGACGATGTCTTGAATAAATCATtttattatttattgattgtgCCGTTgaattatattgattattattactattattgtGATGATTACTTGTTCTTGAATTTGACCttggtgtagatgaagatgaatcataAGTATTACTATTAAAGTTcaaacttgatgaagatgaagaagaaggtttagctttTGGTGTTGAATTTAAATCTGGTAATTTGCTattttcagataaagaagataaagtttgttgatgttgaggtgTCAATCTCCCACTACTGTTACTTTGTttatttggtgaaggtgtttctGATCCACGTTGATTAatattatgatgattattgttattgttcaTTTGTTTTTGTGAATTCGCATTGacaacttcttcacttgATGTTGAACTTTTCACAGAACcagatttaactttatcaatTACCctattcaatttttcttttaattcaaaTTGTTTATTCTTATCTTGTTTATTTTCAACAACTACATCTTTTAATATATCTTGCGTTtgtgataaagatgaatttgatctttgtctttgtctttgtctttgatcattttgattttgttgtatGATACTTAATTCAtgatctttttctaaaccttcatcaggtgttgaaggtgcaGTGATATAAGCAGATTGATCAGTTCCTAATCTGTTCAAAGCTGGTTTATGTATGTTGACATTTAGAGTATTACTATTCATATTATTGagattattatcatcattattccattcttcttctaataattctgatatatcataagtttcaccattatcatcaatataaGAATATCTTataatttcttcaccatcattttcatcaattaatttCGATGATCTAAATGTACCTTTTTGATCAGGTaatacaatatcaacacCTTGACTTTGATTAGTTTGTGCAGATAATAATGCTTTCTGATTAGCTCTTGATGCTGCTCTTTGTGCCGCTATTATCTCTGCCGGAGATCTAGTATCGTTTTTAGATGTAGGTGTAATTGATTGTCTAGGTGTTGAATTTGTAGCTGAATCTACTTTAGCATTTGATAATCCTCGATGTTGATGGTTGGTATGTACTTTACGCAGTACAAATACTGGATCTGTAGGTAAGATATCATTTGGTGATCCCATATTATGCTGTAAATCTCGAGAACGACGTCTTTCAGCTGGCGTAGTACGTTCAACAGGTcgtaaattaggtgattgATCATATGCTTCCAGTATACGACTGGAGGTAGACAACAATCGCTCTACATCATTCGAATACAATAAGTTATTCATATCTCCGCTAGAGTATAGTCAAATTCCaacttaccttcaccattcATGATAACAGCCAAATTATACCTGACTCGAGTTacacttcttctttttccaatcttatcttcaacatcatcaccaccatcaacgACACCTTCTTGTATACCGAATCTATCTAAACCTTGTTCAATAGTTTCGATTACGTTAACATTTCTAGGTAAGATGAAATACCTTGTTCTGGGTTCATCGTCATTCAaagattgttgttgtctATCTTTCAATAGagctttaggtataattgaatcacttgaaggatcaaaaactgaattatcaggtaaatcattttgatggaTTTGTAATTGAATTGTAAATcttgctgaaggtgaagaaaatctttcaggtgatgattgaCCATTTGTAGATATAGTTaatgaattattaaatcTTTGTTGTGGTTGTCCTCCAGCAGGTGGAGTTACATCCCCATCCACATGATCAGAGGTAGGGGTCTTGACGTTAGTCCATTCGGCAGATGTATTTTCTGGACTTGAGTTTGAATCTTGTTCTTGTACAGTTGATAATTGTGTACTATAACTTGAAAATTCACTTGCAGGTTCTGGCATCCCATTTTGattctgctgctgttgttgttgttgctttgTATTATTAATTTGAACTGAACCAGGTCTTCTTCGATTCAAGTAAATTTTTACAGCTGAATCATCTGAAAAATCATTCATACCTAATTTTTTGATTGCAGGATGATTCGATAAACTTATCACACTTGACAAACTACTGACACTGGATCTTTTCACAGTTGGCGTTATAGCTCCTATTCTAGATGttaaatcttcatctgaatcatttGCCCATCTTTCTACAGCTTCTTGAAAAGCTACCAAGGGCTTTTCATCTGAAGTTAGTTCGTATTCTTCTCCATTAACATCTCGAATAGTGATAAAGTATCCATCATCCATTGTTGAACTGGAAGATGAACTGATAGTAAGATGAAATCTTTGCATTGCTTGTTTAATTagatcagatgaagatgtggTTTCATTGATTAAAGCAGTCTTGAAggaagattcagatttgatGTGATCGCCGGCAAATATTCTTATGACATTCAATAAAGGCGGACCAGcaggattaggtgataataTAATTGAACTTGGTCTTCCACCTTTATTTGCGTTTCCACTTGCAGTGTTGTTACTATTGGTTAGATTATTACCCATACTTGCTGTTAAACGCATGGCAGCAGCGGATTGAGCCACAGCAGCAGCGGCTTCGGCTGTAGTAGGTGAATGTAATTCTGTCGAAGGTGATTTATTGAGATATTTAGAGGTATAAGATTGCATTCTagcttgatcttgttgttgtaatcTCAGACTATGCGAAGAAATACCAGCAGactgttgttgatcttgttgagGCTGTTGAATATACTGCTGAggctgctgttgttgtgatAGAGAAGATGGAGGTGCAGCTCTTTCTTCCGACCAACGTTGTTGACCACCATAAGGTCCTTCAGGATTACCACTAACCATACTTTCTTCTGAACTTCTTGCATCATTTCCTGtaatacctttaccatttttatctttgcCTTTACGATGGAATAATCCACCCAACatacctcttttcttcttttcgccatcttgtaaatcttctttactgctcttcttcatcttgttagctttaccttttttagctaattcttccGGACTTGTAGGAGTTACACTACGTTGTGATGAATTGGTTGAAACGACTGAAGATACAGATTGAACCGATTGAGCAGATTGGCCAGAAACATTTCTTGCTGTTCcgttttgttgttgttgttgttgagcttgcATAACAGAAGGTAGTAGCGGTCCAGATGCGTGTGCGGGTTCGGATGCTGCTACAGCAGGTGTAGCAGTTAATCGACGAGTTTCATTTCCTGCTTGAGCAGGATCCATAATTGCACTTCCAGCAGAACTCGAGGCTAAAGATGtatttgaagctgaagctgccATTGCAGTCGAATGACTATCTGCTTTGGGTGCGAAAGGATTGTTTGACTTAGGTTTAACAGCTGATCCTGTTGAAGTAGGTTGATTTTGCTGTTGACGTTGTTTTTGATCTATGACTCTACGTTGTTCTTCAATAGTAGCATTATCGGCCCAttctacaccatcatcaggTTCCATTTCTGAATCAAGGGATCTATCTACTCTCTgaacttcagcttcatgtCTAACATCACCAATTTGAGGATCTTGTATTGAGGACTGATTTTCCacttgatcaacttcaatatcactttcctcatcatcatgatcatctaAACCTGAATGTCGACCATtaatatcttgatcattttcatcttcttcatcacttgacCAAGTTACACCAGGATGATCAACATAAGTTGGAGGAGCAAAAACAACTCTTCTTCCACCTCCTGCGGTATCTGCATTGACTTCACCAGAAAATTCTCTTCTTAATCCTTTTGCTTTTCCAGCTATaacatctttcaatttttctcTACCTTGAACTGTACCAGCTTGTTTTTCTAGTAAAGTTgcagcagctaaatcaacatttCTGTGTTTATTCAATCTTGCTAATCTTTCATAAGGTGTTTCGATGTTTTCTGCAGGTATATATCCTACATCTTCTGTTTTAAGTACTCTCACTAACCACCAATAAGAGTTTGCATCATCTAGTAATACTAGCGAATCCCCCTTCACTACTGATGCTTGACCTTCCACAGTCGCCAAGAATGTATGCCTGTAAAACAACTAGTATTAGCTCCGTATTTCGCTTGATAACCATGGTTGTCTGATATCGTGctataaaggtaaagaggCTTACAGAGCATAAGTCAGACTGAAATCTATATTCTCATCTGGCATACTGTCCGTATCACTCTCCTCGTCACTATACACCTCTTCATCCCCTTCTAGGCCGCTAGAATGTTGAGCATTGTTCATCTGCTGTTTGGATACTGTAGAAGGGTTTGTCAGATCAGTCTGACTCCcatgctgttgttgatgctgttggTAATATAACGcttgttgttgctgttgatgatagaAATGAGCATGAGCAGGATCTAGTATATCGCCCTCGATAgattcgtcatcatcttcttcatcgtcttcatgTTCATGTCCGTTcatatcatgatcatcatctgacACATCTTCCATTACAGACTGCGATTGAGCTCCATATATCTGTtgctgatgttgttgttgctgttgttgttgtccatAATATGCTTGatgctgttgctgctgatgttgctgttgatggtATTGGTGAGGCTGGGAAGCTACAGCGGCCATTTTCGATGTCTTTTGTCGTTGTGTCAATCTGTTATATAGGTAGTATAGTTCTTTCCTCCGGTCGTGCGGTATCAATTGAGATTCGTTCTATTTCGTTTAAACTCGTGAAAGCGTTTAATTTGTCGTAAAAAGTAAATTGCGACTTCACAGAAGCGCTAATAATGGATGAACCAGTAAAGAGAAGTGTATGTTGCTATCATGTATTTAGATTTTGTGAATAATACTCAAACATTGAAAGGATGTTTGGACTAGATTGCAATCGAGGTGAAGGTTGAATGATCTTTTACCTCAGCATATAGCCATACATAGGAGATATCCTTTACGCGTACTAAAATACCTACTAGAGATATTGCGCACATAAAGACAAACGCCCAAATAATCGATACAAACGCGCACGAGCCACCGACGGATCGATAACATCACTAAATCACGTGGCAACCTTACCCACACCAGTCACCTTATTTCTGCCTATCATTTATCGGGTTGACAGGTGTTTCAGGTTGATTGGGTAGAGATAAATGACAAAAACAGACAATCTTGTTAAccttttgttgttcttttgACGGTTGAAATACTACAATAAGCTTACACCTGATACATTAACCCAAACGCACGGGTCATCAGACTCCAGACATTCTACCCTTTTCCTCTTACGCTAAGTAGAGGATGTATGCCATCAAAGGCATGTCTGACTAATTCTAATTGATTACCCCACAACGGATAAACATACGTGGAAATTCTGCTGCAACATAGATTCCGTATCTACACAAATGAACGTTCAACGGGTCACCATCAAGCATTACAGAGTGCAGAATTAGGACATGGTGTGCATGCTTGCCCATCATCCACTATGGACCAAACAAGTAGCAGAATGGGCGTAAAATGACACGGAAGTAACGTGTACTTATCGCGTCCTACCATAAGTATCGGGATAAGAAGGATGCAAGAATGTAGGGATGGAATGTTGCAGGTGTATGTGAAAAGAGATCAAAGCGTTTGAAATGACTGGATTATGTTCAAATTTCGCGATTTTTCGGTAAACCTTGATTGTCTAAAAATCTGATTGATGCCTGAATGAACTGACGTTTTGGaatcaacctaaatcattatcaagcTTCGCTAATGCATTTCGACTTTTAATATCCTGTTACTTTATCTGGAGCACATATCATACATATCATCCATCATCTCTCTATACCTAATCACAAATCAAGCACGTATAGTGGCCTTCTAGAGCTCGTACAATCACCCCACTGATAATTCGATCTTTActcatttacctttattccTTCAACCTTTTCTCCTTTATAATCGTTACCTATCACAACAAGAATCCGCttatcttcatcgtcactCCATATTCGAATATTATCTCATCAACCATACCAATCACTCTTTTTAACCTCTTTAGATTCCGAATTTCCCAAAGAACCGAGGATCGATCAAAGGATCTTCGCTCGTCACCATCAGAGGAACATCGTCATTGATGAATTTCAGTATTAGTCACCTGTAAAGAGGCATTTTTCAGAACGGCAAATAGcaagaagatatataatAAAGTAAGCCTTGTTCACGTTCATTgtatttcatcaaatactgGATATAGACAAAACCGAAAGACAAAATTAATTTTCCACCATGTATCTACTATTCTAGGCTTAACCTGTCTATTTCAACATACTGTTCAGCTTGCTCAACTATATACAACCAATTGCTTTGCTATATCACACAAACATATATAGCTTCCAATCAAACCAAAAAGCACTATCT
Encoded proteins:
- a CDS encoding glutathione-disulfide reductase, which gives rise to MPPITKAQAAEIEEYDYFVIGGGSGGLASARRAASYGAKVGLAESTPRLGGTCVNVGCVPKKVMWYTADIADNLRKAAAYGFGKGDEGVQMAKDFNWTELKHKRDAYIKRLNGIYESNLVKDGVDYHSGFASFIDANTVEIDGLNGEKYQVKAKNITVAVGGRPTIPTEEQIQGAKYGINSDGFFDIEEQPKRVAVVGAGYIAVELAGVFNTLGTETHLIIRHDQVLRTFDPMLSEVLVPYMEKTGMNIHKSSNVKKVEKTSTGSLLVYVDSLGEDKPLEVDVLLWAIGRHANTEKLGLENLNDIKLDKQGDIIADEYQNTNIPNVYAVGDVAGKVLLTPVAIAAGRRLSNRLFGPEKYKNDKLSYENIPSVVFSHPTIGSVGLSEPEAEEKFGKDNIKVYKTSFKAMSFAMLDENHKQPTSYKLVCHGPEEKVVGLHIIGEGSDEMLQGFGVAVKMGATKDDFDSCVAIHPTSSEELVTLR